The window TGAACTTGGCCGGGCACCCCACCTGGGCTGGTGAAgtctgctgggggcggggggtttCCACACTCCCCGTCCCCCTCCATCTGTCCATCTCGTTTCCCCTGCCCTGGTCGGACAGGTGGGTGTgcacctgaagtggagcagctggcttcTTGGAGGCCTCCCACAAGGGGACAGGCAGTGGGTCCTTTGCGACCATGCCCCCCAGGCCACGCACAGTCCTCTGCGTTGAGCCAGACAGCATGGGCAGCCTGTGGCATTCCAGGGAAAGTTCTCCCCATGCCCATTGTGTGTCAGGAGAAATGCAAAGCGTGTGGCGACTGTCCTGGAAGGCCAGGGCTCTCGTCGGAGGCCATGGCAGGGGCCCGGTGGCCTGTCTCCATGGGTACGTGTGTCCATCTCATTGCATGGGTGGCAGATTATCCAGACGAGGGACGAGAGCCATAGAGGATGGGTATGGCGCTGGATGCTGGTGGAAGGAAAAAGTTCTGGAACGGAGAGCCCTGCAGCAATGGAGTGTGGTGGAGAGGGAGCGGCGTGGAAGCAGGTGGGGGCTCACGCAGAGGTGCGACTCCGCAGGGAGGGTTTTCTCGGAGAGCAGGGAGGTGGAGTTCCCCGAGCACCTCCTGAGAGGCAGGTCCTGGACAGCTGCTCCCAGCGAGCGGTGACGTTCCAGGGACTCCAGCTCCTGCACCTGTCACGCATGGACGTGGGCCCTGAGTGTGGGAGTCAGACCTCGTCTTCACAGCTCAGGAACTGTGGAAGTGTGGACGAGACATGGACTTGGGAGCAGCACACTCTGTCACCAGAAATGGCTAAATAACACGAGGCACGGGGGTGCTGGGGCTGCTTAGGGCACAGCGTGTCCCTGAGGATGGCGTGGGGCTCCGTGCAGTGTGGGCAGTGTAGACGCTGCACAGCCtcgtgctgcaggccagggggcGGGAGGAGCGCGGCGTGGGGCGCTGGGAGTCGCTGGTTCCCGTGCTGCCCAGGGTGTGCTGTTTCCTCTGTGCACTCCTGTGATTCAGGATTGGGCTCCTTCACTCCCACTGAGGAACGGGGATCCCCTCGTCCACTTCCGCGCTGAAGTAGCCAGGGAAGGGGCCTGGTTGGCACAGAGGGAAGGAACACAGAGCTGGTTTCCAGAGCCCTCAGTTAGCGGTCGGAAGTGGGCCCGTCAGAGGCCTGCGTTTGCCGTGTGTAACCCCCAACCTCAGCCGTCCCCAGGGACATGCGGGCCGCGGAGGCagaggctgtgggcagggctCCGGGCAGCTTCCTTCTCGGCCTTGGCTGTGTGGGGGCTGGCTGCCTCTGGCGCACGGGCCGTCCTTGCCACTGACCTGGCAGCGTCTGGCCCACAGCCGTCAGGGGACAGCAGCTGGGCCTGATGTCCTTCGTGTCAGCCCAGCCTTCAGGTCTCGGATTCCGTGGCACCTGCTGGTCTTTTGGTTCTTGGCTTTTCACAGTGAGAATTGGGCTCTCAGAGAAGTGTTGTTTTGCCACCCTTTCCGGGGGTGGCTTTGCGTGCTGGGACTGCAGCACGGGTCCCTGTGGCTGTGCGTCATGACCTGACGTGGCACGGGGGATTCAACAGTCGGCCTCAGGGCGGAGACATCGCTTAGGACCCTGAGGTGCCTCTGGATGGTCCCACACATCAGCTTGTGGTGGGCTCGTGTGTCTGCGCTTTCAGAAGCTGGCTCACGAGTCCCCACGTCGCTGGCGCGCGTCTCTGCGGGGTGAGAAAGTGGAGGACGGGGCCACGGCGCTTTGTGTAGCCAGCCGGAGATGTTGCAGGAAAGTGGCCGTCCCTTGCCAAGCAACGGCAGTGCCGTCAGGCAGTGTTGTCAGACAGAACGCAGCCGGCTGCGTGGACAAGTGTGAGTCCGGGTTCAGGTGTTGCTGCTGCGCGCGGGAGAACATCTGTCACAATATTTGCAGACTTGCCGAGCCGAGGCTGCCTGCGTTTGGGTGACTTCCAAGCACCAGGGATTGGAACTTGGGGAATGGAGTCTgggcctcctggctcccaggggaGGCATCGCTGTCCAgtcctggagcagctgggtgaaTGTTCCGCTGTTCCTGTTTCACTTTGCGAACCGGGCCATGCGGCCCAGGAACCGGCACAGACAGCTCCCGGGTTCATCCGCCTGTTCCCCGAAGGGGCCTGTCTGTACCGTGAGTGGGGTCCCGTGAGACTTGTGCTCAATCCAGGGTGTCACGTTCTCCGTTATTAGAAGCAGGGAAAGGACGGCTTAACCCTGGAGCAGCAGGCATTTGCCATCCAGCGGTGAGGGCTGGGGGTCCCGGGTCTGACCGGAGCACAGGACTGTATCAGCAGTGACTTTCTGATAGCTaaggcctgggggctgggaggggtctTGCATAGCTGCCAGAATCACTTGGATAAGTAAGGTCCCGTCTccgcgccccccccaccccccgccgaaGACCAGGCGGGAGAGAGGAGCACTGGCTTGCGAGTTGTGCAGCTCTGGTTCTctgctgggctctgccacccTCATTTCCTGCAGGGTCCCCACCCCTCTAGTTTCCGGGGTCTGTGATTTGCAGGTCAGAGACAGGcaaaggtcttttatccactagtGCGTTtccccagggaggggcccagaACTATCcaagcgccccccacccccacatgggGCAGGAACCCAtcgcctgcctcccagggtgcacattagcaggcagctgggctaGAAGCCGCGCAGGATGCACCACAGTGGGTTAGCTTAAACAGGCCATTGCATGACACACTAGCACCGGGCCTGGTCCCCACTGAAGGGCCATGCCTTCCTGCGGTGTGCATCCCGCAGGGCCAGCGgcgggaggggaggcagcaggagtcctggcgaggaggtggtggtggaccGTGGGCTGTCGTAGACGCGGCTCGCCGTGCGTGTTCTTTGCGCTGCAGCTTGTCCTGCCGAGACAGCTTCCTCGCAgagccacctgctgcccctgggcTCGAAGGGTTAACAGGGAGGCGCCTCATCTTTCTGGAAGGACGCTCCTGGCAGTGCCAAGAAGAGAATTCCTGCAGGCGTGGGGCCCAGACCACCAGCCTCCTGGAACGCCGCGGCCGCCCACTGGCGCCGGGGCCATTGCTGTAGCTGCGTCTCGCTGTTTGCGTCTGGTTTGGGGCTTTGCCGTGCTTCCCTCCCTTTCTGAGTGAACGCGGCCTGGGGCCGTTGGTGAGATGTGTGCCTGCTGTCCCGTGCGCGCCAGGCCTgccgtccccagcccctgcctcccagggctgctgcctgctgtggcctgtaccctttcctcccttttcttttccatggctcctggggggtggggaggactctGGCAGGATTTTGGTCGCTGCCACCCCCCAGGGTCTAGAATGATGGGCCTTGTGCTTTCGGGCCCCCCCCGGGATGTGTCTGGGCCAGAACCTCCCCAGTCCATCAGCGGTCACCGAGGGCCTTTGGGGAGCACTGTTGATTTCACTTGAGACTGTCCGGGAGTTCAGTGTGCAGCGTTTGTgacggtgggggcggggggcgggaggcgggggcaggggaCCGCGCTGTTCCGGGGCCTGGGAGTGGAACCGGCCCCTGCTCACGGGAAACCTCGCTACTTCTCCTTAATGACTGGCTTTCCCCGCAGTCGAGGCTCTGGCTAAGCCTCGGCTGGACCGTTGGGGGTGACAGCAGAGCCCTCAGGGTCTGTGTCCCCACTCAAGCACGGGTTCCATTTCTCAGGCACTCCAGGAAGTGCCCTGGGTGACAGCCGAGGAGAGGGGCTCTGCTTGGGGAGGGAGATGATGTCATCAGAGAGATGATGGCATCAGGCGGCagcttccagctctgctccctgtccTCCTGTTGCTGTCTTACAACGCCAGCTTCCGGATGACAAGTCCACGGTCAGGGTGAGACGATCAGGTGAAGAATCCACCTGGACGAGCGCAGGGTAACCGTTGGATTGGTAACCGGAGACGGCTCATTGCCAGGTTCCTCCATTGGCCGAGCCCCGAAGCCAGCATCGCCTGAGCCCAGTCTGTCCCCGTGACTGCGCCCTGAGCTGTGTGCAGTGGATTAacgttggggggtggggtgtggatTAAGAAGGACCCTGCAGTGGCTCCTTTGCTCTGTCAGGAGGGGGTGCTGTTCCCCTCAAAGGAccctggagagggggagggaggcagcaagaTTAgtggccctgggagtgcagtaatTCCCAGTTGCcggctgggaggcctggagggagcAGGCGGCCGCTTCATCACTCTAACGCGATGTCACATGGAACAAAAGCTTTAGGGGTTTTATTTAGCTCCTAATCCGCACGCTCAGCACACCGAGGTCCATGTGAGTGcgcgggccggggagggggccccgGGCTGAGGGCCGCCCAGAGCAGACCTCTCTCGGCCATGGTTGGGGAGCGAGGCAGTGACCGCGAGCGTGGCGTGCTGTCTGGTCAGGTTTCCGAGGATTAATAATTCAGACCGCACTTGGAAACAGAAAACCCCCGGTcggctgcccctgccctcccagaaGGGCTGGCGTGCGGCCGGGGCTGAAGATTTGTAAAGGAAGCCCTCCTCCGCCTCTGCCTCGTCCCCGGCCGTTGTTTTCCCCCATGCCGGTTCCCAGCAGGCACACCAATATTGGTCGTTCTCAGAGCTGGGATGCTGCCGGCTGGTACGAGGGCCCTTGGGACAGTGCCGAGTCCCTGCGGCCTCCCACCAGGAGGAGCTCTCTGACCTATGGCGCGGGAGAGGGGTCCTGGGGTGAAGTGACAAACTACCGACCGCAAGACGCTGCGCCCGAACCCTACCTGTACCGGGAGGCCTTTTATAACTCGGTCGCCGCCAGGAAGGGCTCCGCTCCCGACTTCGCCTTCTACGACAGCAGACAGGCGATGATGTCtgggcctggctccctgctgccgCGGGACTACTACAGCGACCCATCCAGGGgcgtgcgggggcccaaggagcCTCCCTACTATCGAGACCCGGGAGTCAGCCGCCCGCTGCCCAGCTACGGAGCGCTCGGCGGCCGGATGCCGTGGGATCAGGTGCAAGGCCAGTTACCTGCCCTGCAGGACGCCGGTCCCCTGTACCGGGATTCTGCCGGTAAGATGATCCCACAGGGGCAGCGGACACAGAGCAGGGCCCCATCTCCTGGAAGGTATGGACGGGAACCGCCCGACTCCAGGTATGGGGCAGAGCCGCCTGCCTACCTCCCCAACCAGCTCTACAACGACATTGGCGAGAGACCTGTGGATTCGAATCCCGTCCGACAGACGGCCCCGACCTGCCTGGTTGTGGATCCCGGCTCGGCTGCTGTGCCCGAGGGCAGCGCGGGGATGACTGGAGGGATCCTGCATCGGGGCTACGGCCCTGCCCGGGAGAGCGTCCACTCCAAGATGGCCTACGAGAACTACGAGGCCGACCTGTCCACAGCGCAGGGGGCGGGCGGCAAGAGGAGCGTGCTCCCCGAGTTCTTGGCCTTTCTGCGGGCAGAAGGGGTGGCCGAAGCCACCCTGGCGGCCCTGCTGCAGCAAGGCTTTGACAGCCCCGCTGTCCTGGCCACCCTGGAGGACGCGGACATCAAGTCTGTCGCCCCCAACCTGGGCCAGGCCCGTGTGCTGAGCCGCCTGGCCAGCAGCTGCAGGACCGAGATGCAGCTGCGGAGACAGGACCGGGCAGGCCCCCTGCCCCGGACACGGTCCAGCAGCTTCAGCCATCGGAGCGAGCTGCTCGCCGGCGACGCTGCCCCGCACCCCCAGCCTGCGGGTCCTCTGCACGCGGCGTCCCCCCGGGGAGCCGATCCCGCCCGCCGGCCAGCCAGTGCGCCTTCCCAGCACCTCTTGGAGACCGTGGCCACCTACTCAGCCCCTGGGGCAGGCGTCCAAGCCCCCCACTTCCCTTCCAACTCTGGATACAGCTCTCCCACTGCGCTGACGGCACGCCCGGGCCCCACGTATCCCCCGCAGGCTGGGGTGGCCTTGACTCACCCCGGCACCTCCAGCCCCCTTCACCCAGGCCCCAGAACCGCCTACTCCACGGCGTACACGGTGCCCATGGAGCTCCTGAAGCGGGAGCGCAGCATGGCCGCCTCTCCGCTGCCCAGCCCCCGcggcagcccccagctcctgcggAAGCCTGGGGTCCCCGCGGAGCCCTCTGCCCTGCCGCCCGTCAGCGAGAGCCTGCACTTGCCTCACTCGCCATACCAGAAGGTGGCACGGAGGACGGGGGCCCCCATCATTGTGTCTACCATGCTGACACCAGAACCAAGTACGgcaccctccctgccctggccaggacCCTAGAAGGACCAGGGTGGGGTGTGGAGGCTGAGGCAGGGGGTGGTAGGTCCTTAGGGGTCAGCTTTGGAGAGACCTGGTGCGTGCGTGGCATCAGTCCCTTGCCAGCTCCCAGGCTAACCGGGCGTGCAGGTTCTCTTGGGTTGAATAGATCTGTGGGTCGGGCCGATTGGGGTAGCAGCACCTTGCTACGCCCGCACTGAGCCCACGTTGCTGTGTCTTCCCCTGGGTGGTGCTATTTCATGGTGTGGCTGGATCAGGGGGCAGGGACCCGCAGCTCCCCAGGGGcggcctgggctctgcttcccTGGGGGCGGCGCTACACAGGCAGGAGTGTTTTCTCCTGTGCACCtagctcagctgctgcctccggcaggaggagtggggaggtgggggtggggcgttcTGGCACAGGAGCCCATGTCCTTGGGGTCTGCCTCCCACGCTGGCACACCAGGATTCCCTACCATAGTGCTTCCCTGCTTGTGGGCTAAACAAAGCAAGATGTTGAACCCCCATAGAATTCCCTCTTCTGCAAAACAGATTTACCCTCGTAGTGGGAATGCTTGCTAAGGGAAGGCTGTGTTtccaggtggggagagggaggataaTCCGAGGTGGTGTGTGCGAGCTGGGCCTGATTGATCGCACGCGTCTGCTTCGGTACTGTGAATGGGTGTGGAAGGACTAGAGTCGTGTTTGAGGACGTAAATCCGTCTGCTTCCTCGCTTCCCCCTCATCTCCCCAAAGTGTGATTTAGCGACACGAATCCATTTAAAGTGACTTTCCTGAACACCTGGCATCACAGGGTGGAAGTGGCAGGGTGATGGCAAGACCTCGACGTTTGCAAGGAAACAGCTCTAGGGTGCTGGGAGCGGGTCTTGTGTGCCCTGGGATAGGGCGCCGCGTGGACCCCCAGCCTGGCGCCCAGCGTCGCTTCTGGATGTGGCCGCTCATCCAAAAGGGGATGAGCACCGAGctggggttttgtttttctttgctctagactctgttgtgtttttttaaaaacactgctgCTCACATAATTTACTTGACTTTTCTTCACAGTGCATGTGTACGAGGGGCCGCCGGGTCCCTTTTCTGGGGGCCTGTGCCTTCCCTCTCACCggcaaacatttttctttgcaacCAAATGATTTGCATGGTGATGACATTTGTTGCTCCAGTAATTTCATCTGATAATGGCCGGGCTTGCAAAGCGGATCTGAAAACATATTCCTTAATTATGTGTTGCTAAGCAACGGGAGGGTTTGGTCATAATCACAGAA of the Oryctolagus cuniculus chromosome 15, mOryCun1.1, whole genome shotgun sequence genome contains:
- the CTBP2 gene encoding C-terminal-binding protein 2 isoform X1, which gives rise to MPVPSRHTNIGRSQSWDAAGWYEGPWDSAESLRPPTRRSSLTYGAGEGSWGEVTNYRPQDAAPEPYLYREAFYNSVAARKGSAPDFAFYDSRQAMMSGPGSLLPRDYYSDPSRGVRGPKEPPYYRDPGVSRPLPSYGALGGRMPWDQVQGQLPALQDAGPLYRDSAGKMIPQGQRTQSRAPSPGRYGREPPDSRYGAEPPAYLPNQLYNDIGERPVDSNPVRQTAPTCLVVDPGSAAVPEGSAGMTGGILHRGYGPARESVHSKMAYENYEADLSTAQGAGGKRSVLPEFLAFLRAEGVAEATLAALLQQGFDSPAVLATLEDADIKSVAPNLGQARVLSRLASSCRTEMQLRRQDRAGPLPRTRSSSFSHRSELLAGDAAPHPQPAGPLHAASPRGADPARRPASAPSQHLLETVATYSAPGAGVQAPHFPSNSGYSSPTALTARPGPTYPPQAGVALTHPGTSSPLHPGPRTAYSTAYTVPMELLKRERSMAASPLPSPRGSPQLLRKPGVPAEPSALPPVSESLHLPHSPYQKVARRTGAPIIVSTMLTPEPSIRPQIMNGPLHPRPLVALLDGRDCTVEMPILKDLATVAFCDAQSTQEIHEKVLNEAVGAMMYHTITLTREDLEKFKALRVIVRIGSGYDNVDVKAAGELGIAVCNIPSAAVEETADSTICHILNLYRRNTWLYQALREGTRVQSVEQIREVASGAARIRGETLGLIGFGRTGQAVAVRAKAFGFSVIFYDPYLQDGIERSLGVQRVYTLQDLLYQSDCVSLHCNLNEHNHHLINDFTIKQMRQGAFLVNAARGGLVDEKALAQALKEGRIRGAALDVHESEPFSFAQGPLKDAPNLICTPHTAWYSEQASLEMREAAATEIRRAITGRIPESLRNCVNKEFFVTSAPWSVMDQQAIHPELNGATYRYPPGIVGVAPGGLPAAMEGIIPGGIPVTHNLPTVAHPSQAPSPNQPTKHGDNREHPNEQ